A region of Anoplopoma fimbria isolate UVic2021 breed Golden Eagle Sablefish chromosome 24, Afim_UVic_2022, whole genome shotgun sequence DNA encodes the following proteins:
- the LOC129114064 gene encoding glucose-dependent insulinotropic receptor, whose product MSYLSGQASVISMATDEPVAPSDMTPRVMGVILSISSCLIISTNLLVAVALLKLLVKKRSQSWCFVLNLALADALVGVAITGLATEDFNSNYVAQNQRGFIAATVVVGPPTNATPAAQEGKVRCLMRMAFVMSPCTASIMSMFLISLDRYAAIKMPLRYSELSGKGTAVGSLMVLWISSLMMGFLPVMVRQLQAEEYSGFCAFFSVIHQVGMVVLFIACFFPMLSMFLYIYLDILKIACSHQKQICQVRQAGSRTDNHQGYEHHHHHHHHHHHQQHLRSHYWSHVKALRTVGVLVGCFLVLWCPFFVVCLVHLLCDSCQLTGVLENYLWLLGLSNSLINPLVYAFWQKEVRLQLAAMFSCFTGWSLAAGPPGVSGRFDQQPPMLTQADASGGETLNPSLSRPIIDNDKAQTVTSSL is encoded by the exons atgtcatatttgagCGGGCAAGCTAGCGTCATTAGCATGGCTACCGACGAGCCGGTGGCGCCGAGCGACATGACGCCGCGGGTGATGGGCGTGATCCTGAGCATCTCCTCCTGCCTCATCATCTCCACCAACCTGCTGGTGGCGGTCGCTCTGCTAAAGCTGCTCGTCAAAAAGCGAAGCCAGAGCTGGTGCTTCGTCCTCAACTTGGCGCTGGCCGACGCCCTGGTGGGTGTGGCCATCACGGGCCTGGCCACGGAGGACTTCAACAGCAACTATGTGGCTCAGAACCAGCGAGGCTTCATCGCCGCCACCGTCGTCGTCGGTCCGCCCACCAACGCCACGCCGGCCGCTCAGGAAGGCAAGGTGCGATGTTTGATGCGAATGGCCTTCGTGATGTCGCCCTGCACGGCGTCCATCATGTCCATGTTCCTGATCTCGCTGGACCGCTACGCAGCCATCAAGATGCCGCTGCGGTACTCCGAGCTGTCCGGGAAGGGGACGGCCGTCGGGTCGCTGATGGTTCTGTGGATCAGCTCGCTCATGATGGGATTCTTGCCAG TCATGGTTCGGCAGCTGCAGGCGGAAGAATACTCCGGCTTCTGTGCCTTCTTCTCCGTCATCCACCAGGTGGGCATGGTCGTGTTATTCATCGCCTGCTTCTTCCCCATGCTCTCCATGTTCCTCTACATCTACCTGGACATCCTGAAGATCGCCTGCAGCCACCAGAAGCAGATCTGCCAAGTCAGGCAAGCTGGTTCCAGGACGGATAACCATCAAGGCTACGagcatcaccaccaccaccatcaccaccaccaccaccagcagcatcTGAGGAGCCATTACTGGAGCCACGTGAAGGCCCTGAGGACGGTGGGGGTGCTGGTGGGCTGCTTCCTGGTCCTCTGGTGCCCCTTCTTTGTGGTCTGCTTAGTGCACCTTCTGTGTGACAGCTGCCAACTCACCGGCGTGTTGGAGAATTATCTGTGGCTGTTGGGGCTGTCCAACTCCCTCATCAACCCGCTGGTGTACGCCTTCTGGCAAAAGGAGGTGCGGCTGCAGTTGGCGGCCATGTTTTCCTGCTTCACAGGCTGGTCGCTGGCCGCTGGACCACCAGGTGTATCAGGGAGGTTTGACCAGCAGCCCCCCATGCTGACTCAAGCCGACGCTTCTGGTGGAGAAACCCTCAACCCGTCGTTGTCGAGGCCAATTATCGACAACGACAAGGCTCAAACTGTCACGAGCAGCTTGTGA
- the LOC129113834 gene encoding dual specificity protein kinase CLK4-like produces the protein MAKAMTKIAKAKDQDGKGQRLRLQRPKTKMLSPDLQRFEQRGHIGVTEPNAEDPKTDDHTDGESGSFKLSSSSETGNSPDDNSLQLQSAVRDDDDDDDGEKKSQNGESCESDEEGHLVYHAGLLMKGRYEVVLTLGVGAFGKVVECIDRDKEERVAVKIVRNIECFREVARSEIAVLEEINMLDDDNLFACVRMLDWFDHEGHTCIVLELLGLSTFDFLRLNRFLPFGVEQIRHMAFQIFRAVCFLHRNKLTHTDLKPENILFVCSDYDLEYNHQTKCEERKLRSFDVKVVDFGTATFDHEHHESLVSTRHYRAPEVILDLGWNQSCDVWSLGCVLMEFYLGHTLFQTHDSKEHLAMMERILGPIPPHLLKQTRKQHYVHNERLIRDEQISSDDYITKHYKPLKQYMQRRSEEEEQLFDLLGCMMEYDVCRRITLEEALWHPFFSPLRTKKQRNPDPGETLPWTEPDPAENQSAVDGTRSSREPVCRRRNQIQQLLLLLL, from the exons TTGTCACCAGACCTCCAGAGGTTTGAGCAGAGAGGGCACATTGGGGTTACAGAGCCCA ACGCTGAAGACCCCAAAACAGACGATCACACCGACGGAGAGTCTGGAAGCTTCAAGCTCAGCAGCTCCTCAGAAACTGGAAACTCG CCTGACGACAACTCGCTCCAGCTTCAATCTGCCgtcagagatgatgatgatgatgatgacggagagaagaagagtcagAATGGAGAGAGCTGCGAGAGCGATGAAGAGGGTCACCTGGTTTATCACGCCGGCCTCCTGATGAAAGGAAGAT ATGAGGTGGTATTAACTTTGGGAGTAGGAGCCTTTGGAAAAGTGGTGGAATGCATTGATAGAGACAA AGAGGAACGTGTCGCCGTGAAGATCGTGAGGAACATCGAGTGTTTCCGTGAGGTGGCGAGGTCTGAGATCGCCGTTCTGGAGGAGATCAACATGCTGGATGACGACAACCTATT TGCCTGTGTGCGGATGCTGGACTGGTTCGACCACGAGGGCCACACCTGCATCGTGTTGGAGCTGCTCGGCCTCAGCACCTTTGACTTCCTGCGGCTGAACCGGTTCCTGCCGTTCGGCGTGGAGCAGATCCGACACATGGCCTTCCAGATCTTCAGAGCCGTCTGCT TCCTGCATCGTAACAAGTTGACCCACACGGACCTGAAGCCGGAGAACATCCTGTTCGTCTGCTCTGACTATGACCTGGAGTACAACCACCAGACG aagTGTGAGGAGAGGAAGCTGAGGAGCTTTGATGTGAAGGTGGTGGATTTTGGCACCGCCACATTCGACCATGAACACCACGAATCCCTGGTGTCAACACGCCACTACCGAGCTCCAGAGGtcatact AGATCTGGGCTGGAACCAGTCGTGTGACGTTTGGAGTCTGGGCTGCGTTCTGATGGAGTTTTACCTGGGACACACACTCttccag ACCCACGACAGTAAAGAACATCTGGCCATGATGGAGAGAATCCTGGGACCGATTCCTCCTCACCTGCTGAAACAGACCAG aAAGCAGCATTACGTGCACAACGAGCGTCTGATCCGGGACGAGCAGATCTCCTCTGACGATTACATCACGAAACACTACAAACCTCTGAAG CAGTACATGCAgaggaggagcgaggaggaggagcagctgttcGACCTGCTCGGCTGCATGATGGAGTACGACGTCTGCAGACGGATCACGCTGGAGGAGGCGCTGTGGCACCCGTTCTTCAGCCCGCTGAGGACGAAGAAGCAgcgca acccagatccaggaGAGACCCTGCCGTGGACAGaaccagatccagcagagaacCAGTCTGCCGTAGACGGaaccagatccagcagagaacCAGTCTGCCGTAGACGGAACCAgatccagcagctcctcctcctcctgctgtag